A genomic segment from Portunus trituberculatus isolate SZX2019 chromosome 14, ASM1759143v1, whole genome shotgun sequence encodes:
- the LOC123503434 gene encoding mitochondrial translation release factor in rescue-like: protein GFVTLYPVRWINCYYKNLFPWKSKYDSFSGCDINSNVLCCKVGDVQRISLRSNLAKELVPCIHTNASAFVQKVDKSRVPTLKEEELEENFVKGSGPGGQKVNKTACVCVLRHIPTGIIIKCQDERNLYKNREKARRMMISKLDEHYNGDMSVSAQLKRIQETKKLKAQQKSEKRRAMKKAWQEREGID from the exons GGTTTTGTCACTCTGTATCCAGTTAGATGGATTAATTGTTACTACAAAAATTTATTTCCTTGGAAAAGTAAATATGACAGTTTTAGTGGATGTGATATAAATTCAAATGTTTTATGTTGTAAAGTTGGTGATGTACAAAGAATAAGTCTCAGATCAAATTTAGCCAAGGAGTTGGTGCCGTGTATTCATACAAATGCTAGTGCCTTTGTTCAAAAGGTGGATAAGTCTAGGGTACCTAccttgaaggaggaagaattggaAGAAAACTTTGTGAAAGGAAGTGGACCAGGTGGACAGAAAGTTAATAAAactgcctgtgtctgtgtgcTCAGACACATCCCCACTG GTATTATAATAAAATGCCAAGATGAGCGAAACTTATacaagaacagagagaaagcTCGCCGAATGATGATAAGCAAACTTGATGAGCATTATAATGGAGACATGAGTGTGTCAGCTCAGCTCAAGAGAATTCAAGAAACCAAAAAATTAAAGGCCCAACAAAAATCAGAAAAGAGGAGAGCAATGAAAAAAGCTTGGCAGGAGAGAGAAGGTATTGACTGA
- the LOC123503665 gene encoding kinesin-like protein KIF14 isoform X2: protein MEKIGQVSRTSTAASPRLGSARSTPRLRTPSSMPGPTSSSRPRGLPSRVTGTPTTPSLGSKMTSNGTPSVTGGSGVKRLQKESDSGRAKLPVQRSRSTHELVVEGKEDMRERNNLGIILNSNVNNISTPTRKSGVNMKGYSCGSKPTTPSRSSSGRPSLSSKRSLGGNTPTPTVSRRSGGSKLRVSGHAQFLQDGCPSVTPDVCRKSWSNTCSPDVDVRDGRAETTSVSVAVRVRPFNAREKDFGEDRSILEVLGNTVKITQDSNTAQSFTFDHCFWSCDENHPQYASQEHVYNAIAVPLLEKAYEGYNTCLFAYGQTGSGKSYTMLGENCLREIDSTASVTAGVIPRFCADFIQKANSIHAHNPPEGQLPHTQVEVELSYLEIYNEQIYDLLGGMSSSGSREPLRVREDPRTGPYVEGIACHAVSSMEHLMTWLMLGNRERSIAATGLNDKSSRSHAVFTLKLTQTQTEDVEGEELESSKVSILNLVDLAGSERVGASLSHGDRLKEGVFINKSLLTLGKVINSLAESEGRKRPFIPYRESVLTFLLKESLGGNSRTAMIATVSPSAVNIEETRSTLRYAQQTRRIINHNYVNEDPTAVIIRSLKKEVERLRLQQLAKVSPLLLMGEDELVEEQNHNSEEGDRDKILMEKERHILEREKEMNQLIEAKEREILLLREQVRCHQVLNEKTKSLEQRLKETEMQQQQALDTLRQMGVAEKNEGGPVLINLNEDPQLSEKLSYKLKIGTTCIGSSDCDLLLPGLHTDNVHCSIFNDKGRLKLIPRADADTYINGKLAEGPVTLSHSDRLILAGIYFFKVSIPHQANKKTEKSFNVDFYFTKEELLKEQEKRLQKEAEEAVALSKAEMERELEWHKQQLLCDVQDAHTQLVEKERRVCELQGAHWKLQQEKRLLEEKLNKGQQHIDLSPESLDNPQSNFLYEVEAVLNESVMEVKKESSNIPPMLSFRIKEANQICRKLRKAYEFMIQEVLSESGLEVVVVVKDLHHQMTATLSPASFTDVLQLLRTSAKDEDTDVFENGLRWEKAEDVTCVPGFLNRLLECSAIQNCNLSINSSFNTSSSSIFSYSKTRKMNNFRHLSEMSIREIPQNECRVSVGVAAALHQVLETLPASYLHTPILSSALSALCCLYEDAVHIKDHTTEPGHTLSEEELSKSLIQLFYHSQSVISSIAAAGNSEAVILAHGKDQFQDDIQKNIMKLSNCTSRLFQGVKTETESLVEESSATLIRLVHNLVEEVAKLSLLTALPMPDTSFFKPGEVIGGKFTGGLRIALECLVKQCGETASKATIRLATDMSQTSGSLSTAAFSTIDNIAAFLKKYAALNTTLDYEPKLSVENQRLKLVQWIDCVESAAETLTHLNIALMDIVNQTKLFQEGKMQGNFPACIKEVLKSLQNLMALAGLGPSLMGKGACLASYSRNKQLTDELRNKGRHAIKGMEKLEILCGSQNNTLESSQQETPIKYKEKVLTQWPKNSKEFQIYLQHNTPLKSSFQSSFHRDEKEKKVRFNVSHVSSVSFNSQSNGL, encoded by the exons TGTCACTGGTGGGTCTGGGGTTAAAAGGTTGCAGAAGGAATCTGACTCTGGTCGAGCTAAGCTTCCAGTGCAGCGATCCAGGAGCACACATGAGCTTGtagttgaaggaaaagaagatatgagagaaagaaataacttGGGCATAATCTTGAATTCTAATGTCAACAATATTTCTACCCCTACAAGAAAGTCTGG AGTTAACATGAAAGGATACTCATGTGGCTCCAAGCCAACAACACCTTCCAGGTCTTCTTCAGGCaggccctctctctcctccaagcGTTCCCTTGGAGGCAACACTCCGACACCCACTGTCTCCCGTCGCTCAGGAGGATCAAAGTTGCGTGTCTCTGGCCATGCTCAGTTTCTGCAA GATGGTTGTCCAAGTGTAACACCAGATGTCTGCCGCAAGTCATGGAGTAACACTTGCAGCCCTGATGTAGATGTGCGTGATGGGAGGGCAGAAACCACTTCTGTATCTGTTGCTGTGCGAGTGCGACCATTTAATGCAAG GGAAAAGGATTTTGGTGAGGACAGAAGCATACTTGAGGTGTTGGGCAACACTGTTAAGATCACACAGGACAGTAACACAGCACAGTCTTTCACCTTTGATCATTGCTTCTGGTCATGTGATGAGAATCACCCACAGTATGCCTCTCAGGAACATGTTTATAATGCAATTGCTGTGCCCTTACTGGAGAAAGCTTATGAAGGCTACAACACTTGCCTCTTTGCATATGGACAGACTGGTTCTGGTAAAAGCTACAC AATGTTGGGGGAAAACTGTCTACGAGAGATTGATTCAACAGCATCTGTCACAGCTGGTGTAATTCCTCGCTTCTGTGCTGACTTCATACAGAAAGCTAACTCTATACATGCTCATAATCCTCCTGAAGGGCAG CTGCCACACACTCAAGTTGAAGTAGAACTAAGTTACTTGGAAATATATAATGAACAAATATACGATCTCCTTGGAGGGATGTCCTCATCTGGCAGCAGAGAACCCTTACGAGTCAGGGAGGACCCCCGCACTGGCCCTTATGTGGAGGGTATTGCTTGTCATGCTGTCTCTTCTATGGAACATTTAATG ACATGGCTGATGCTGGGCAACAGAGAACGTTCTATAGCTGCCACTGGCCTAAATGACAAGTCTTCACGGTCACATGCTGTCTTCACACTCAAGCTGACCCAAACACAG ACAGAGGATGTTGAGGGAGAAGAACTGGAAAGCAGCAAAGTGAGCATTCTTAATCTGGTGGACTTGGCTGGCAGTGAAAGAGTTGGAGCATCTCTCTCACATGGAGACAGACTCAAG GAGGGAGTGTTTATAAACAAATCTCTGCTAACTCTTGGGAAAGTGATCAATTCCCTCGCAGAGAGTGAGGGGCGCAAGAGGCCTTTCATTCCCTACAGAGAGTCAGTCCTCACATTCCTCTTGAAG GAATCTCTTGGAGGGAACTCCAGAACAGCCATGATTGCAACAGTATCTCCGTCAGCAGTCAACATTGAAGAAACTCGCTCAACCCTCCGCTATGCACAGCAGACACGCAGAATTATTAACCATAATTATGTTAATGAAGATCCCACTGCTGTCATTATAAG ATCTCTCAAGAAGGAAGTAGAACGTCTTCGCCTTCAGCAGTTGGCTAAAGTGTCTCCCTTGTTACTTATGGGAGAGGATGAGTTAGTGGAAGAGCAGAACCACAACAGTGAAGAAGGTGATAGAGACAAGATCcttatggaaaaagaaaggcacattttggagagggagaaagagatgaatcaGCTGATTGAagctaaagaaagagagatattgCTGCTAAGAGAGCAAGTGAGGTGTCATCAGGTTCTTAATGAAAAAACCAA AAGCCTGGAGCAACGACTTAAAGAAACGgagatgcagcagcagcaagctcTGGACACACTCCGTCAAATGGGTGTTGCTGAGAAG AATGAAGGGGGGCCTGTTTTGATCAACCTTAATGAGGATCCTCAGCTGTCagagaaactgtcttataaGCTCAAGATTGGCACAACTTGTATTGGAAGTTCTGATTGTGACTTGCTGTTACCTGGCCTTCACACAGACAATGTGCACTG TTCCATATTCAATGATAAAGGCCGGCTGAAGTTAATTCCACGGGCTGATGCTGACACATACATCAATGGGAAGCTAGCAGAAGGCCCAGTCact CTTTCCCACAGTGATCGCCTTATATTGGCTGGAATATACTTTTTCAAAGTCAGCATCCCACACCaagcaaataagaaaactgaaaaatcaTTCAATGTAGACTTCTACTTTACGAAGGAAGAACTTctgaaggaacaagaaaaaag gTTACaaaaagaagcagaggaagcgGTGGCACTTAGTAAAGCTGAAATGGAGCGGGAATTAGAATGGCACAAGCAGCAGCTGCTGTGTGATGTGCAGGATGCCCACACCCAATTG GTTGAGAAGGAGAGACGAGTGTGTGAGCTACAAGGAGCTCATTGGAAATTGCAGCAGGAGAAACGTCTGCTGGAGGAGAAACTCAATAAAGGTCAACAGCACATTGATCTTTCTCCTGAGTCTCTTGATAATCCTCAGTCTAACTTTTTGTATGAG GTTGAAGCTGTTTTGAATGAGTCTGTcatggaagtgaagaaagaatcaTCAAATATTCCTCCTATGCTAAGTTTTAGAATTAAGGAAGCCAATCAAATATGTCGCAAGTTAAGGAAAGCCTAT GAATTTATGATCCAAGAAGTATTGAGTGAATCAGGActggaagtggtggtagtagtgaaggACCTACACCACCAGATGACAGCCACCCTCTCACCTGCTTCCTTCACTGACGTACTCCAGCTCCTGCGTACCAGTGCCAAG GATGAAGATACAGATGTGTTTGAAAATGGGTTACGTTGGGAGAAGGCTGAGGATGTGACATGTGTTCCAGGCTTCCTCAACAGACTTTTGGAATGTTCAGCTATCCAAAACTGCAATCTCTCCATCAATTCCTCCTTCAACACTTCATCATCCTCCATTTTCAGTTACTCAAAGACCAGGAAAATGA ATAACTTCCGCCATTTATCTGAGATGTCAATTAGAGAGATCCCTCAAAATGAGTGTCGTGTGTCTGTTGGTGTAGCAGCAGCACTTCATCAGGTCCTAGAGACCCTCCCTGCCAGTTATCTTCATACACCCATCTTATCATCAGCCTTGAGTGCTCTTTGTTGTCTTTATGAAGATGCCGTG CACATAAAAGATCACACAACTGAACCTGGTCACACCCTCTCTGAAGAAGAACTGAGCAAGTCCCTCATTCAGCTCTTCTATCACAGCCAGTCAGTAATCAGCAGTATTGCAGCTGCAGGCAACTCTGAGGCTGTGATCTTGGCCCATGGAAAGGACCAGTTCCAGGATGATATTCAAAAGAATATTATGAAGCTTTCCAATTGTACTTCCAGGCTGTTTCAG GGTGtgaagacagaaacagagagtcTGGTGGAAGAAAGTAGTGCAACCCTCATCAGGTTGGTGCACAATTTGGTAGAGGAGGTGGCCAAGTTGTCCTTGCTCACGGCTCTCCCCATGCCTGACACATCATTTTTCAAGCCAG GAGAAGTTATAGGTGGAAAATTCACTGGTGGCTTAAGGATTGCCTTGGAGTGTTTGGTGAAGCAGTGTGGAGAGACAGCAAGCAAGGCTACCATCAGGCTTGCAACAGACAT GTCACAGACCTCAGGTTCACTTTCAACTGCTGCATTTTCAACCATAGATAATATTGCTGCATTTCTCAAGAAATATGCTGCTCTGAAT ACTACGCTGGATTATGAACCAAAGCTGTCTGTAGAGAACCAGAGACTCAAGCTTGTGCAGTGGATTGATTGTGTAGAATCTGCAGCTGAAACTCTGACTCACTTGAATATTGCTCTCATGGACATTGTAAATCAGACAAAGCTGTTTCAAGAAG GGAAAATGCAAGGAAATTTTCCTGCTTGTATCAAAGAGGTGTTGAAGAGTCTGCAGAACTTGATGGCTCTTGCTGGGCTTGGTCCTTCACTGATGGGTAAAGGAGCCTGCCTGGCTTCATATTCAAGAAACAAACAACTCACGGATGAACTTCGCAATAAAGGCAGGCATGCTATTAAGGGAATGGAAAAACTTGAAATTTTATGTGGAAGTCAGAATAATACTTTGGAATCTAGCCAGCAAGAAACTCCcataaaatacaaagagaaagttCTCACCCAGTGGCCAAAAAACAGTAAGGAGTTTCAGATATATCTGCAGCACAACACACCACTTAAGAGTTCATTTCAATCCTCCTTTcatagagatgaaaaagagaaaaaagtaagatttAATGTTAGTCATGTGTCATCTGTATCTTTTAATTCCCAAAGTAATGGTCTGTGA
- the LOC123503665 gene encoding kinesin-like protein KIF14 isoform X1, producing the protein MSSLGMEKIGQVSRTSTAASPRLGSARSTPRLRTPSSMPGPTSSSRPRGLPSRVTGTPTTPSLGSKMTSNGTPSVTGGSGVKRLQKESDSGRAKLPVQRSRSTHELVVEGKEDMRERNNLGIILNSNVNNISTPTRKSGVNMKGYSCGSKPTTPSRSSSGRPSLSSKRSLGGNTPTPTVSRRSGGSKLRVSGHAQFLQDGCPSVTPDVCRKSWSNTCSPDVDVRDGRAETTSVSVAVRVRPFNAREKDFGEDRSILEVLGNTVKITQDSNTAQSFTFDHCFWSCDENHPQYASQEHVYNAIAVPLLEKAYEGYNTCLFAYGQTGSGKSYTMLGENCLREIDSTASVTAGVIPRFCADFIQKANSIHAHNPPEGQLPHTQVEVELSYLEIYNEQIYDLLGGMSSSGSREPLRVREDPRTGPYVEGIACHAVSSMEHLMTWLMLGNRERSIAATGLNDKSSRSHAVFTLKLTQTQTEDVEGEELESSKVSILNLVDLAGSERVGASLSHGDRLKEGVFINKSLLTLGKVINSLAESEGRKRPFIPYRESVLTFLLKESLGGNSRTAMIATVSPSAVNIEETRSTLRYAQQTRRIINHNYVNEDPTAVIIRSLKKEVERLRLQQLAKVSPLLLMGEDELVEEQNHNSEEGDRDKILMEKERHILEREKEMNQLIEAKEREILLLREQVRCHQVLNEKTKSLEQRLKETEMQQQQALDTLRQMGVAEKNEGGPVLINLNEDPQLSEKLSYKLKIGTTCIGSSDCDLLLPGLHTDNVHCSIFNDKGRLKLIPRADADTYINGKLAEGPVTLSHSDRLILAGIYFFKVSIPHQANKKTEKSFNVDFYFTKEELLKEQEKRLQKEAEEAVALSKAEMERELEWHKQQLLCDVQDAHTQLVEKERRVCELQGAHWKLQQEKRLLEEKLNKGQQHIDLSPESLDNPQSNFLYEVEAVLNESVMEVKKESSNIPPMLSFRIKEANQICRKLRKAYEFMIQEVLSESGLEVVVVVKDLHHQMTATLSPASFTDVLQLLRTSAKDEDTDVFENGLRWEKAEDVTCVPGFLNRLLECSAIQNCNLSINSSFNTSSSSIFSYSKTRKMNNFRHLSEMSIREIPQNECRVSVGVAAALHQVLETLPASYLHTPILSSALSALCCLYEDAVHIKDHTTEPGHTLSEEELSKSLIQLFYHSQSVISSIAAAGNSEAVILAHGKDQFQDDIQKNIMKLSNCTSRLFQGVKTETESLVEESSATLIRLVHNLVEEVAKLSLLTALPMPDTSFFKPGEVIGGKFTGGLRIALECLVKQCGETASKATIRLATDMSQTSGSLSTAAFSTIDNIAAFLKKYAALNTTLDYEPKLSVENQRLKLVQWIDCVESAAETLTHLNIALMDIVNQTKLFQEGKMQGNFPACIKEVLKSLQNLMALAGLGPSLMGKGACLASYSRNKQLTDELRNKGRHAIKGMEKLEILCGSQNNTLESSQQETPIKYKEKVLTQWPKNSKEFQIYLQHNTPLKSSFQSSFHRDEKEKKVRFNVSHVSSVSFNSQSNGL; encoded by the exons TGTCACTGGTGGGTCTGGGGTTAAAAGGTTGCAGAAGGAATCTGACTCTGGTCGAGCTAAGCTTCCAGTGCAGCGATCCAGGAGCACACATGAGCTTGtagttgaaggaaaagaagatatgagagaaagaaataacttGGGCATAATCTTGAATTCTAATGTCAACAATATTTCTACCCCTACAAGAAAGTCTGG AGTTAACATGAAAGGATACTCATGTGGCTCCAAGCCAACAACACCTTCCAGGTCTTCTTCAGGCaggccctctctctcctccaagcGTTCCCTTGGAGGCAACACTCCGACACCCACTGTCTCCCGTCGCTCAGGAGGATCAAAGTTGCGTGTCTCTGGCCATGCTCAGTTTCTGCAA GATGGTTGTCCAAGTGTAACACCAGATGTCTGCCGCAAGTCATGGAGTAACACTTGCAGCCCTGATGTAGATGTGCGTGATGGGAGGGCAGAAACCACTTCTGTATCTGTTGCTGTGCGAGTGCGACCATTTAATGCAAG GGAAAAGGATTTTGGTGAGGACAGAAGCATACTTGAGGTGTTGGGCAACACTGTTAAGATCACACAGGACAGTAACACAGCACAGTCTTTCACCTTTGATCATTGCTTCTGGTCATGTGATGAGAATCACCCACAGTATGCCTCTCAGGAACATGTTTATAATGCAATTGCTGTGCCCTTACTGGAGAAAGCTTATGAAGGCTACAACACTTGCCTCTTTGCATATGGACAGACTGGTTCTGGTAAAAGCTACAC AATGTTGGGGGAAAACTGTCTACGAGAGATTGATTCAACAGCATCTGTCACAGCTGGTGTAATTCCTCGCTTCTGTGCTGACTTCATACAGAAAGCTAACTCTATACATGCTCATAATCCTCCTGAAGGGCAG CTGCCACACACTCAAGTTGAAGTAGAACTAAGTTACTTGGAAATATATAATGAACAAATATACGATCTCCTTGGAGGGATGTCCTCATCTGGCAGCAGAGAACCCTTACGAGTCAGGGAGGACCCCCGCACTGGCCCTTATGTGGAGGGTATTGCTTGTCATGCTGTCTCTTCTATGGAACATTTAATG ACATGGCTGATGCTGGGCAACAGAGAACGTTCTATAGCTGCCACTGGCCTAAATGACAAGTCTTCACGGTCACATGCTGTCTTCACACTCAAGCTGACCCAAACACAG ACAGAGGATGTTGAGGGAGAAGAACTGGAAAGCAGCAAAGTGAGCATTCTTAATCTGGTGGACTTGGCTGGCAGTGAAAGAGTTGGAGCATCTCTCTCACATGGAGACAGACTCAAG GAGGGAGTGTTTATAAACAAATCTCTGCTAACTCTTGGGAAAGTGATCAATTCCCTCGCAGAGAGTGAGGGGCGCAAGAGGCCTTTCATTCCCTACAGAGAGTCAGTCCTCACATTCCTCTTGAAG GAATCTCTTGGAGGGAACTCCAGAACAGCCATGATTGCAACAGTATCTCCGTCAGCAGTCAACATTGAAGAAACTCGCTCAACCCTCCGCTATGCACAGCAGACACGCAGAATTATTAACCATAATTATGTTAATGAAGATCCCACTGCTGTCATTATAAG ATCTCTCAAGAAGGAAGTAGAACGTCTTCGCCTTCAGCAGTTGGCTAAAGTGTCTCCCTTGTTACTTATGGGAGAGGATGAGTTAGTGGAAGAGCAGAACCACAACAGTGAAGAAGGTGATAGAGACAAGATCcttatggaaaaagaaaggcacattttggagagggagaaagagatgaatcaGCTGATTGAagctaaagaaagagagatattgCTGCTAAGAGAGCAAGTGAGGTGTCATCAGGTTCTTAATGAAAAAACCAA AAGCCTGGAGCAACGACTTAAAGAAACGgagatgcagcagcagcaagctcTGGACACACTCCGTCAAATGGGTGTTGCTGAGAAG AATGAAGGGGGGCCTGTTTTGATCAACCTTAATGAGGATCCTCAGCTGTCagagaaactgtcttataaGCTCAAGATTGGCACAACTTGTATTGGAAGTTCTGATTGTGACTTGCTGTTACCTGGCCTTCACACAGACAATGTGCACTG TTCCATATTCAATGATAAAGGCCGGCTGAAGTTAATTCCACGGGCTGATGCTGACACATACATCAATGGGAAGCTAGCAGAAGGCCCAGTCact CTTTCCCACAGTGATCGCCTTATATTGGCTGGAATATACTTTTTCAAAGTCAGCATCCCACACCaagcaaataagaaaactgaaaaatcaTTCAATGTAGACTTCTACTTTACGAAGGAAGAACTTctgaaggaacaagaaaaaag gTTACaaaaagaagcagaggaagcgGTGGCACTTAGTAAAGCTGAAATGGAGCGGGAATTAGAATGGCACAAGCAGCAGCTGCTGTGTGATGTGCAGGATGCCCACACCCAATTG GTTGAGAAGGAGAGACGAGTGTGTGAGCTACAAGGAGCTCATTGGAAATTGCAGCAGGAGAAACGTCTGCTGGAGGAGAAACTCAATAAAGGTCAACAGCACATTGATCTTTCTCCTGAGTCTCTTGATAATCCTCAGTCTAACTTTTTGTATGAG GTTGAAGCTGTTTTGAATGAGTCTGTcatggaagtgaagaaagaatcaTCAAATATTCCTCCTATGCTAAGTTTTAGAATTAAGGAAGCCAATCAAATATGTCGCAAGTTAAGGAAAGCCTAT GAATTTATGATCCAAGAAGTATTGAGTGAATCAGGActggaagtggtggtagtagtgaaggACCTACACCACCAGATGACAGCCACCCTCTCACCTGCTTCCTTCACTGACGTACTCCAGCTCCTGCGTACCAGTGCCAAG GATGAAGATACAGATGTGTTTGAAAATGGGTTACGTTGGGAGAAGGCTGAGGATGTGACATGTGTTCCAGGCTTCCTCAACAGACTTTTGGAATGTTCAGCTATCCAAAACTGCAATCTCTCCATCAATTCCTCCTTCAACACTTCATCATCCTCCATTTTCAGTTACTCAAAGACCAGGAAAATGA ATAACTTCCGCCATTTATCTGAGATGTCAATTAGAGAGATCCCTCAAAATGAGTGTCGTGTGTCTGTTGGTGTAGCAGCAGCACTTCATCAGGTCCTAGAGACCCTCCCTGCCAGTTATCTTCATACACCCATCTTATCATCAGCCTTGAGTGCTCTTTGTTGTCTTTATGAAGATGCCGTG CACATAAAAGATCACACAACTGAACCTGGTCACACCCTCTCTGAAGAAGAACTGAGCAAGTCCCTCATTCAGCTCTTCTATCACAGCCAGTCAGTAATCAGCAGTATTGCAGCTGCAGGCAACTCTGAGGCTGTGATCTTGGCCCATGGAAAGGACCAGTTCCAGGATGATATTCAAAAGAATATTATGAAGCTTTCCAATTGTACTTCCAGGCTGTTTCAG GGTGtgaagacagaaacagagagtcTGGTGGAAGAAAGTAGTGCAACCCTCATCAGGTTGGTGCACAATTTGGTAGAGGAGGTGGCCAAGTTGTCCTTGCTCACGGCTCTCCCCATGCCTGACACATCATTTTTCAAGCCAG GAGAAGTTATAGGTGGAAAATTCACTGGTGGCTTAAGGATTGCCTTGGAGTGTTTGGTGAAGCAGTGTGGAGAGACAGCAAGCAAGGCTACCATCAGGCTTGCAACAGACAT GTCACAGACCTCAGGTTCACTTTCAACTGCTGCATTTTCAACCATAGATAATATTGCTGCATTTCTCAAGAAATATGCTGCTCTGAAT ACTACGCTGGATTATGAACCAAAGCTGTCTGTAGAGAACCAGAGACTCAAGCTTGTGCAGTGGATTGATTGTGTAGAATCTGCAGCTGAAACTCTGACTCACTTGAATATTGCTCTCATGGACATTGTAAATCAGACAAAGCTGTTTCAAGAAG GGAAAATGCAAGGAAATTTTCCTGCTTGTATCAAAGAGGTGTTGAAGAGTCTGCAGAACTTGATGGCTCTTGCTGGGCTTGGTCCTTCACTGATGGGTAAAGGAGCCTGCCTGGCTTCATATTCAAGAAACAAACAACTCACGGATGAACTTCGCAATAAAGGCAGGCATGCTATTAAGGGAATGGAAAAACTTGAAATTTTATGTGGAAGTCAGAATAATACTTTGGAATCTAGCCAGCAAGAAACTCCcataaaatacaaagagaaagttCTCACCCAGTGGCCAAAAAACAGTAAGGAGTTTCAGATATATCTGCAGCACAACACACCACTTAAGAGTTCATTTCAATCCTCCTTTcatagagatgaaaaagagaaaaaagtaagatttAATGTTAGTCATGTGTCATCTGTATCTTTTAATTCCCAAAGTAATGGTCTGTGA